CTCGATCGGCGGGCCCGGTCCTGCGGAACCGGGGCGGGGGCCAGGCAATAGCGCACGCGGCGGGAAAACGATGACGGACCAGGTTGAGCTGACGTTGGACGGACAGCGGGTGAGGGTCCAGCAGGGGGTCACGCTGCTCGAGGCAGCGCGGCAGGCGGGGGTCGAGATCCCCGTGCTGTGCTATTTCGCCCACACAACCTCGAACGGATTGTGCCGGATGTGCGTGGTCGAGGTGGAAGGCGTGCGCAGCCTGGTGGCGGCGTGCGTCACCCCAGTGCGTCCAGGTGCCGTGGTGCGCACCGACTCGCAGGCGGTCCTTCGAGCACGGCGGACTCTCTTGGAGATGCTGGCATCGTCAGTCGATCTCTCGGAGGCCCCGGAACTGCAGCGCCTGATGGCCGAATATGGAGCGCGCCCCGAACGTTTCGAGGGAGGCGAGAGACGCCAGCCCGAACTGATCGATGACAACCCGATGTACATCCGGGACTATGCCAAGTGCGTCCTTTGCTGGCGCTGTGTGCAAGTGTGCGCTGAGGACGCCCAGTACACCTTCGCCCTTGACTTCGCCGGTCGCGGATTCCACACCCGCATCGCGACATTCTTTGATCAACCGATGCCGTCAACCACCTGTGTCTTCTGCGGCCAGTGCATCGGGGTGTGCCCGACGGGTGCCCTGAAGGGAAAGCGGGAATATCTTCTCGGCCGCGGCCTGAAGCCTGATCAGGTGTCCGCCGAAACGCGCCCGCCGGCTCGGGACAGGCGGCAGCCCGGCACCTCGCTAGCCTGATTCATGATGCTGGCCGGGGCGAGTTCGGCCGGAGAGAGATTCCCGCCGCGCGCCGGCGCGGGGGTTCTCCGGCCGGCCCCAGCCTGTGAATCGCAGCCACGTCTTGATCCGCAGGAGGGACAGGCTGGGTGCTAGCTCAAGGGTGTACGAGGGTCAGTGTGAGGCAGGAATGCCGAGATCCCAGCCGGCGAGGGGATCGATTTGATCGGTAGCGGTAAGGTCCAGCTGGAGCGGAGTGATCGACACGAAACCATTGCGAAGCGCCCAGAAGTCAGTCCCCTCCGCAGGGATGCCGGTTGGAGCCTCGCCGCCGATCCAGAAGTATGGGCGTTGACGAGGATCCTCGCGGCGCACTAGAGCGTCGCGGTAGATCCGCAGGCCCTGGCGGGTGATGCGCACTCCGTGCATTTCTTCCACCGCAAGGTAGGGGACGTTCAGGTTGAGCAGCACGCCCTTCGGCAGCCCGCGCTTGATCACCTCGCGGACGAGCGCTCGCGCGACTTGCCCGGTCGGCCCGAAATCGAGGGGCTCGGGGTGGCCTTCGGGGGAGTCGACCGAAACCGCCACGCCCGGCAGGCCGGCGATGGCCGCCTCCATGGCTGCCGTCACCGTGCCCGAGTAGGTGACGTCGTGGCCGATGTTGGCATGCGGATTGATGCCGGAGACCACGAAATCGATCGGGTCGTGCAGCAGCCCAAGCACGGCCAGGGCAACGCAGTCCGAGGGGGCGCCGTCGGTGGCGTGGGCCGGCAGGCCATTCTGCAATTGGGTATCCCACACCCGGAGCGGGCGATGCATGGTCTTGACATGACCCGAGGCCGACCAGTTGTGGTCCGGCGCCAGGACGGAGATCTCGCCCAGCCCCTCCAGGGCTTGGGCCAGCGCCAGCAAACCGGGTGCGCCGATTCCATCGTCATTGGTTACCAGGATGTGCATCGAATACTCGGTCTCTGGCCGGGGGCGTATTGTACTTGAGCCGCCGGTCCTCTTGAGCCTCGGCCGCCGGGTAGATTAGACTCCGGGCCTAAAGGCAGGGAGTAAGCAGGCGTGTCGGCAATTCCACCCTCGTTCACGCGCATCGTTTGGCTGGTGGGCTCTCTGGCTCTGGCGGCGTTGTCCTGCAACCTGAGCTCAGGAACCACGCCGCCGCCGACCAGCGCCGCGCTGAGGCCGACGCCGGCAGGCGCGGCCGGTCGGACGCCCAGCCTTGGCGAGCTGGCTCGGGCGGCGGTGCAGCTCCAGGCCCTGGCCGCCCAGGGCGGGGGCACGACCGTCGTCTGGTCGGGTTCCGGCAGTCTGATCTCTTCGGATGGCCTGATCCTTACCAACGCCCATGTTGTTGACAACCGGGGCGGCGATTACGAGAAACTGGGCGTGGCCGTCCTCGAGCGCACCGACCAGGCGCCGCAGCTAGCCTTTCTGGCGGAGGTCGCGACTATCGACTACGAGCTCGATCTGGCCGTGGTTCAGATCATCAGCGACCTGGACGGCCGCCCCGTCCAACCGAAATTGCCGTTCGTGCAGCTTGGCGATTCCGGTCAGGTGGAGATCGGCGATCCGATTCGCATCCTGGGCTACCCTGGGATCGGGGGCGATACCGTCACGTTCACCGAAGGCGCCATCAGCGGCTTCACTACTGAGCGGGGCGTCGATGGAAGGGCATGGTTGAAGACCGACGCCACCATCGCCGGCGGAACCAGCGGGGGCATGGGCCTGAACGAACGGGGAGAGCTCATCGCCATCCCGACAATGCTGGGGTCTGGCGCCGAGGACAGCGGGC
This is a stretch of genomic DNA from Anaerolineales bacterium. It encodes these proteins:
- a CDS encoding 2Fe-2S iron-sulfur cluster-binding protein, whose translation is MTDQVELTLDGQRVRVQQGVTLLEAARQAGVEIPVLCYFAHTTSNGLCRMCVVEVEGVRSLVAACVTPVRPGAVVRTDSQAVLRARRTLLEMLASSVDLSEAPELQRLMAEYGARPERFEGGERRQPELIDDNPMYIRDYAKCVLCWRCVQVCAEDAQYTFALDFAGRGFHTRIATFFDQPMPSTTCVFCGQCIGVCPTGALKGKREYLLGRGLKPDQVSAETRPPARDRRQPGTSLA
- the surE gene encoding 5'/3'-nucleotidase SurE; its protein translation is MHILVTNDDGIGAPGLLALAQALEGLGEISVLAPDHNWSASGHVKTMHRPLRVWDTQLQNGLPAHATDGAPSDCVALAVLGLLHDPIDFVVSGINPHANIGHDVTYSGTVTAAMEAAIAGLPGVAVSVDSPEGHPEPLDFGPTGQVARALVREVIKRGLPKGVLLNLNVPYLAVEEMHGVRITRQGLRIYRDALVRREDPRQRPYFWIGGEAPTGIPAEGTDFWALRNGFVSITPLQLDLTATDQIDPLAGWDLGIPASH